The genomic interval CCGTTTCAAATTGTAAATTCGTAAAAGAGAAAACACTTCCAGGATCGTATTCGATTACTAATTCTGCTTCTTCAAAATATTCACCTGGTTTTGCCGAGGGAATTTCCAAGGTATTGTATTCTATTTCGTCGCCAATACTTTGAATGCGGATATCGTAGATTTCACCACAAGGAAGTTGCACTACAAACTGCCCCGTTGAATTGGTAATTCCAGAAAGTTTTTGTTTGGATTTTTGACCAATGAAAGTCACCTTGTCATTCACATAGGGCTTCCCATCAAATCCTTTTACAAGTACTTTGACTGGTGCTTTGGAAACTTGCGCATAAAATGAAAAGCTTAATGCACATAAACAGAAAGAGAGTATCGTTTTCAT from Fluviicola taffensis DSM 16823 carries:
- a CDS encoding OmpA family protein, whose translation is MKTILSFCLCALSFSFYAQVSKAPVKVLVKGFDGKPYVNDKVTFIGQKSKQKLSGITNSTGQFVVQLPCGEIYDIRIQSIGDEIEYNTLEIPSAKPGEYFEEAELVIEYDPGSVFSFTNLQFETGKSDLKPISYGALNNLVEIMKRKKEIKIQIDGHTDSDGDNQANQQLSQKRAESVRNYLISKGIDATRVKAKGNGESKPIADNNTAQGKAQNRRTEITIL